Proteins found in one Oncorhynchus mykiss isolate Arlee chromosome 17, USDA_OmykA_1.1, whole genome shotgun sequence genomic segment:
- the LOC118940191 gene encoding gastrula zinc finger protein XlCGF52.1-like — translation MRSLSYSPVKEVKEEEEEEAVTVKREEEDVSVKEEEDAFRVKEEEEDVPVKEEDEEMDISVKEEEEAFRVKKEDDVKVKEEENEEDTVFVMKEEGEITVILEEEEEEIGDLINTRETRDRRGSSGEPQRRHDADEAEESLSRSEHLKKHQRRPKTKTHCCSDCGKGYKYSSALKKHQRFHTGEKVYHCSDCGRRFTSSVGMQLHQRTHTGEKPYHCSDCGMGFTTSCRLISHQRIHTGEKPYICSDCGMSFTTSGGMISHQRVHTEKTFAARTALATHKRIHTREKPFHCSDCGMSYITFSGLKTHQAKHTGEKPYSCDVCGDSFSLSTTLSIHKRIHTGEKPYHCLDCGISFSASSGLRRHQRKHTGEKPYSCDQCGKGFLRSDSLAKHKARATECGMISNTRPG, via the exons ATGAggtcactaagctactctcctgTTAAAgaagtgaaagaggaggaggaagaggaggctgttacagtCAAACGAGAAGAggaagacgtttcagtgaaagaagaggaagacgcgttcagagtgaaagaggaagaggaggatgttccagtaaaagaagaggatgaagagatggacatttcagtgaaagaagaggaagaagcgTTCCGAGTGAAAAAGGAGGATGATGTtaaggtgaaggaggaagagaatGAGGAGGATACCGTTTTTGTAatgaaggaggaaggagagataactGTCAtattggaggaggaagaggaggagattggggatctgattaacacca gagagacacGTGACCGTCgcggatcctctggggagcctcaacgaCGTCacgatgctgacgaggcagaggagagtctctccagatcagaacacctcaagaaacaccagcGGAGACCCAAAACGAAaactcactgctgctctgactgtgggaaaggTTACAAATATTCATCAGCTCTTAAAAAACACCAGAGGTTCCACACCGGAGAGAAAGTATACCACTGCTCAGACTGTGGGAGGAGGTTTACTTCCTCAGTCGGAATGCAATTACATCAGAGAacccacactggagagaaaccgtaCCACTGCTCAGATTGCGGGATGGGTTTTACTACCTCATGTAGACTGATATCACATCAGAGAAtccacacgggagagaaaccatacatctgctctgactgtgggatgAGTTTTACAACCTCCGGTGGaatgatatcacaccagagagtACACACTGAGAAGACTTTTGCTGCCCGGACAGCCCTGGCTACTCACAAACGAATCCACACTAGGGAGAAACCGTTTCACTGCTCCGACTGTGGAATGAGCTATATTACCTTCAGCGGCCTGAAAACACACCAGGCTAAACATACCGGAGAGAAACCGTATAGCTGTGATGTGTGTGGGGATAGTTTTTCTCTCTCCACAACCCTATCTATTCATAAACGAATAcacacaggtgagaaaccttacCACTGCCTTGACTGTGGAATTAGCTTTTCTGCCTCAAGTGGCCTGAGAAGACACCAGAGaaaacatacaggagagaagccttatagctgtgatcagtgtgggaagggTTTTCTTCGATCAGACTCCCTGGCAAAACACAAGGCAAGAGCCACAGAGTGTGGAAtgatctccaacaccagacctgggtag
- the LOC110513170 gene encoding gastrula zinc finger protein XlCGF17.1-like: MSSLNYSPPVGEEEVCWTEKEGRWLNIVVKEEEEEEDVTVTKVEEVEDVTVKQEVECEDVTVKEEEDAFRVKEEVDITVKEEEGEITVILEEEEEVGELINTRERQDYRGSSGEPQQHHDPDEAEKSLSTSELLNKPQQRPTGKKYHHCPDCGKSYSRSDSLKVHLRIHTGEKPHCCSDCGKRFTSSADLKRHERIHTGEKPYSCNQCGKSFTTSSQLTIHQRTHTGEKPYHCSDCGKRFLKSGHLKSHQRTHTVEKPYSCDQCGKSFTHSSCLIVHQRTHTGEKPYSCDQCEKSFVTSSRLTIHRRTHTGEKPYGCDQCGKSFVTSSSLIIHQRTHRREINVARDTLVKNL, translated from the exons ATGAGCTCCCTAAACTACTCTCCTCCTGTTGgagaagaggaggtctgctggacggagaaagagggTCGGtggctgaacattgtcgtgaaagaggaggaggaagaggaggatgtcacAGTAACAAAAGTAGAGGAagtggaggatgttacagtaaaacaagaagtagagTGTGAggatgttacagtgaaagaagaggaagacgcgttcagagtgaaagaggaggtagatattacagtaaaagaagaggagggagagataactGTCATattggaagaagaagaagaggttggagaactgattaacacca gagagagacaagactatcgtggatcctctggggagcctcaacaacatcatgatcctgacgaggcagagaagagtctctccacatCAGAACTCCTCAATAAACCCcagcagagacccacagggaagaaaTATCACCACTGCccagactgtgggaagagttactCAAGATCAGATTCACTAAAAGTACACCTGAGAATtcatacaggagagaaacctcactgctgctctgactgtgggaagagatttaccTCTTCAGCAGACCTTAAAAGACATGAGAGAATCCATACAGGAGAaaaaccttatagctgtaatcaatgtgggaagagtttcacaaCATCTAGCCAGctgactatacaccagagaacacacacaggagagaagccttaccactgttctGACTGTGGAAAGCGTTTTCTTAAGTCAGGACATTTaaaatcacaccagagaacacacacagtagagaaaccttatagctgtgatcaatgtgggaagagttttactcactCAAGCTGCCTGAtagtacaccagagaacacacacaggagagaaaccttatagctgtgatcagtgtgagaAGAGTTTTGTTACTTCTAGCCGTCTGACTATACAccggagaacacacacaggagagaaaccttatggctgtgatcaatgtgggaagagttttgttacaTCTAGCAGTTTGATTATACACCAGcggacacacaggagagaaatcaaTGTGGCAAGAGATACTCTGGTAAAAAATCTCTGA